The Thomasclavelia ramosa DSM 1402 genome includes a region encoding these proteins:
- a CDS encoding ribonuclease HII, which yields MERYEYEEKYYQAGYDYIIGLDEAGRGPMAGELVVAGVVFPKGFYDERINDSKQLSAKKREVLYDLIIENALYYDIEIISVADVDRLNVYQASKQGMEKCLELLKKEKMFALTDAMPIDYPDHLSIIKGDAKSISIAGASILAKVTRDRLMEAYALEYPEYGFEKHKGYVTKAHKEALGKYGVCPIHRKSFGPVQKILSKQMSFDF from the coding sequence ATGGAACGCTATGAGTATGAAGAAAAGTATTATCAAGCTGGATATGACTATATCATTGGTTTAGATGAAGCTGGTCGTGGTCCGATGGCTGGAGAATTGGTTGTTGCTGGAGTGGTTTTTCCTAAAGGGTTTTATGATGAAAGAATTAATGATTCAAAGCAGTTAAGTGCTAAAAAACGAGAAGTATTGTACGATTTGATTATTGAAAATGCATTATATTATGATATTGAAATTATTAGTGTTGCAGATGTCGATCGTTTGAATGTGTACCAAGCAAGTAAACAGGGGATGGAAAAATGTTTAGAACTACTAAAAAAAGAGAAGATGTTTGCATTAACAGATGCAATGCCGATTGATTATCCTGACCATCTTTCAATCATTAAAGGTGATGCTAAAAGTATCTCGATTGCTGGTGCCAGTATATTGGCTAAAGTGACGCGTGATCGTTTGATGGAAGCTTATGCTTTGGAGTATCCTGAATATGGTTTTGAAAAGCATAAAGGATATGTTACGAAAGCACATAAAGAAGCTCTGGGAAAATATGGAGTTTGTCCAATTCATCGTAAATCTTTTGGACCGGTCCAAAAGATATTATCAAAACAGATGTCATTTGATTTTTAA
- the dprA gene encoding DNA-processing protein DprA, protein MEEILLYFSLKYAGDFDSILKALECKEKIDEKLKKELFKDITANYTTLISPDYPTALKEIACPPFVLFYYGNLALVKNKCISVIGKRHPSTYGVECTAALAAQLVEAGYTIISGMAMGIDTIAHQSTITANGQTIAVLGSGIDYCYPHRNQQLYQVLKDHHLVISEYPGKFIPQKINFPRRNRIISGLSESILVTEANQQSGTMITVGHGLEQGKDIYCVPSRINDALGCNYLIQQGAKLVINVSDILNG, encoded by the coding sequence ATGGAAGAAATCTTATTATATTTTTCATTAAAATATGCAGGTGATTTTGATTCGATTTTAAAAGCTTTAGAGTGTAAAGAAAAGATAGATGAAAAATTGAAAAAAGAATTGTTTAAAGATATTACAGCCAATTACACTACTTTGATCTCGCCAGATTATCCAACTGCTTTGAAAGAGATTGCCTGTCCGCCATTCGTTTTATTTTATTATGGTAACTTAGCTTTGGTTAAAAATAAATGTATTAGTGTAATTGGGAAGCGACATCCTAGTACATATGGCGTAGAATGCACAGCAGCACTAGCAGCACAGTTGGTTGAAGCAGGTTACACAATTATAAGCGGTATGGCAATGGGAATCGATACGATTGCACATCAAAGTACAATTACAGCTAATGGTCAAACAATAGCTGTTTTAGGAAGTGGTATTGATTATTGCTATCCACACAGAAATCAACAGCTGTATCAGGTTTTAAAAGATCATCATTTAGTTATCAGTGAGTATCCGGGAAAATTTATACCACAAAAAATAAATTTTCCAAGAAGAAATCGCATAATTTCAGGATTGAGTGAATCTATATTAGTAACTGAAGCAAATCAGCAAAGTGGTACGATGATCACAGTCGGGCACGGTCTAGAACAGGGAAAAGATATATATTGTGTTCCTAGCCGTATCAACGATGCTTTGGGTTGCAATTATTTAATTCAACAGGGTGCTAAATTAGTTATAAATGTGAGCGACATTCTTAATGGATAA
- the topA gene encoding type I DNA topoisomerase, translating to MSKKLVIVESPSKSKTIEKYLGSDYVVTSSKGHVRDLATSGKEGLGVDIENQFEPKYVINKDKKDVVKELKQLIKESDDVYLATDPDREGEAISWHLAQVLNVDMDKENRVVFNEVTKDAVVDALSHPRKIDQNLVKSQETRRVLDRIIGFKLSKLLQKKIKSKSAGRVQSVALRLIVEREREIEAFVPEEYWKIKAEFEKDKIEFSGELAKYNNKKIEIKNGEEATAIYEALNKEFEIASVKKTTKRRESKPPFITSTLQQEASSKLGFKARRTMSIAQKLYEGITLENETVGLITYMRTDSTRLSDTFVSAAQDYIGEKYGKEYIGKVKVGKKKENVQDAHEGIRPTSALRTPESVKEYLKPEELKLYSLIYARAMASLMAPAKFDATSVSLMNNGYEFKTSGSVIKFDGYLRVYGDYEKQSNEILPELKEKEMLLSKNIEKTQHFTKPPARYSEAKLIKEMEELGIGRPSTYAMIIDTIQTRQYVELVDKAFKPTESGILTSDRLTEYFNDIINVEYTAKMEHELDDIAEGQDEYAHALQKFLDLFQPLLDNAYDKMEVIAPKKTGEKCPECGHDLVERKGRYGTFVACENYPECKYVKKDPVEIEYTGEECPKCGSKMIFKNGRFGRFEACSNYPECKYIKNSKKKEPVTTDEECPNCGSPIVIKQGRWGEFKACSNYPKCKTIIK from the coding sequence ATGAGCAAAAAATTAGTTATTGTCGAGTCGCCATCAAAATCCAAAACAATTGAAAAATATTTAGGGAGTGATTATGTAGTCACTTCGTCAAAAGGACATGTTCGGGATTTGGCAACTTCAGGAAAAGAAGGGTTAGGTGTCGATATTGAAAATCAATTCGAACCTAAATATGTTATAAATAAAGACAAAAAAGATGTTGTTAAGGAATTAAAACAACTTATAAAAGAATCAGATGATGTTTATCTAGCAACTGACCCTGACCGCGAAGGGGAAGCAATTTCATGGCATTTAGCTCAAGTATTAAATGTCGATATGGATAAAGAAAATCGTGTTGTTTTCAATGAGGTTACAAAGGATGCAGTAGTTGATGCACTAAGTCATCCTCGTAAAATTGACCAAAATTTAGTTAAGTCTCAAGAAACAAGAAGGGTTTTAGATCGGATTATTGGATTCAAACTTTCAAAACTGCTACAAAAAAAGATCAAATCTAAAAGTGCAGGTCGTGTTCAGTCTGTTGCGTTAAGATTGATTGTTGAAAGAGAACGTGAGATTGAAGCTTTTGTTCCCGAAGAATATTGGAAAATAAAAGCAGAATTTGAGAAAGACAAAATTGAATTTAGTGGTGAACTAGCTAAATATAATAATAAGAAGATTGAGATAAAAAATGGTGAAGAAGCTACTGCAATTTATGAAGCTTTAAATAAAGAATTTGAAATCGCTAGTGTCAAAAAAACGACTAAACGGCGTGAATCAAAACCACCTTTTATTACTTCGACTTTACAACAAGAAGCATCTTCTAAATTAGGTTTTAAAGCGAGAAGAACAATGTCAATTGCTCAAAAGCTTTATGAAGGGATTACTTTAGAAAATGAGACAGTCGGATTAATTACTTATATGCGTACTGACTCAACTCGTTTATCAGATACCTTTGTCAGTGCAGCTCAAGATTATATTGGTGAAAAATATGGTAAAGAGTATATTGGAAAAGTAAAAGTAGGAAAGAAAAAAGAAAATGTTCAAGACGCTCACGAAGGGATTCGCCCTACGAGTGCATTAAGAACGCCGGAAAGTGTAAAAGAATATTTAAAGCCAGAAGAGTTAAAATTGTATTCATTAATTTACGCTCGAGCAATGGCTTCATTGATGGCTCCAGCAAAATTTGATGCAACTTCAGTATCATTGATGAATAATGGTTATGAGTTTAAGACTAGTGGTTCAGTAATCAAATTTGATGGGTACCTAAGAGTTTACGGCGATTATGAAAAACAAAGTAATGAAATTTTGCCGGAGCTTAAAGAAAAAGAAATGTTATTAAGTAAAAACATTGAAAAAACTCAACATTTTACTAAACCACCAGCTCGTTATAGTGAAGCAAAATTAATTAAAGAGATGGAGGAACTGGGAATTGGTCGTCCTAGTACTTATGCAATGATTATTGATACAATTCAAACTCGTCAATATGTTGAATTGGTTGATAAAGCTTTCAAACCGACAGAATCTGGAATCTTGACAAGTGATCGATTAACAGAATATTTTAATGATATTATCAATGTTGAATATACAGCGAAAATGGAACATGAGCTTGATGATATTGCTGAAGGGCAAGATGAATATGCTCACGCTTTACAAAAGTTCTTAGATTTATTTCAACCGTTGCTTGATAATGCATATGATAAAATGGAAGTGATTGCACCGAAGAAAACTGGAGAAAAATGTCCTGAATGTGGACATGATCTAGTTGAACGTAAAGGACGTTATGGAACTTTTGTTGCCTGCGAAAATTATCCAGAATGCAAATATGTAAAAAAAGACCCTGTAGAGATTGAATATACGGGTGAAGAATGTCCTAAGTGTGGAAGTAAGATGATTTTTAAAAATGGTCGTTTTGGACGTTTTGAAGCATGTTCAAATTATCCTGAGTGTAAGTATATTAAAAACAGCAAGAAAAAAGAACCTGTTACGACGGATGAAGAGTGTCCAAACTGCGGTTCTCCGATTGTAATCAAACAAGGACGTTGGGGTGAGTTCAAAGCTTGTTCAAATTACCCGAAATGTAAGACAATCATAAAGTAG
- the trmFO gene encoding methylenetetrahydrofolate--tRNA-(uracil(54)-C(5))-methyltransferase (FADH(2)-oxidizing) TrmFO, with protein sequence MEKIVNVIGAGLAGVEACHQLVKRGYKVRLYEMRPKKMTPAHHSGNFAELVCSNSLRADGTGNAVGVLKAEMEMMDSLIIKYARKHQVPAGGSLAVDRNNFSQAITEYIQSHPLIEVIHEEAKEFPAGYTIIASGPLTSDALATAIKEKLGEDYFYFFDAAAPIIAKESIDFAIAYYKSRYDKGDNEYINCPMNEAQFNAFYDALVNAEVVKPKDFEEKFFEGCMPFEEMARRGKQTLLFGPMKPVGLTAPDGTRPYAVVQLRQDNVQASLYNIVGFQTHLTWPEQKRIIQMIPGLENASFVRYGVMHRNSFICSPKHLLKTYQLKNYSNIFMAGQITGVEGYVESAQSGMAAGINMVRLLEDKEPLIFPENTVMGALANYITNASKEDFQPMKANFGILPDFPIRIKKKERKAAYASRALETMKGFVDENNLG encoded by the coding sequence ATGGAAAAAATTGTAAATGTAATTGGAGCAGGTCTGGCTGGTGTGGAAGCCTGTCATCAATTAGTAAAAAGAGGATATAAAGTTCGACTGTATGAAATGCGTCCTAAAAAGATGACCCCAGCTCATCATAGCGGTAATTTTGCAGAACTGGTTTGCTCTAATTCACTTCGTGCTGATGGGACTGGAAATGCGGTCGGTGTTTTAAAGGCAGAGATGGAAATGATGGATAGTCTCATTATTAAATATGCTAGAAAACATCAAGTCCCAGCGGGAGGATCACTTGCAGTTGACCGTAATAATTTTTCTCAAGCGATAACGGAGTACATTCAGAGTCATCCCTTGATTGAAGTAATTCATGAAGAGGCAAAAGAATTTCCTGCAGGTTACACAATTATCGCATCTGGTCCTTTGACAAGTGATGCTCTTGCAACAGCAATTAAAGAAAAGTTAGGGGAAGATTATTTTTATTTTTTTGATGCAGCAGCACCAATCATTGCAAAAGAAAGCATTGATTTTGCAATTGCGTATTATAAATCTCGCTACGATAAAGGGGATAATGAATATATTAATTGTCCTATGAATGAAGCACAATTCAATGCTTTTTATGATGCCCTAGTCAATGCGGAAGTTGTTAAACCTAAAGATTTTGAAGAAAAATTTTTTGAAGGCTGTATGCCTTTTGAAGAAATGGCTCGCCGTGGAAAACAAACGTTGTTATTTGGACCGATGAAACCAGTTGGACTTACTGCGCCGGATGGGACGCGCCCTTATGCTGTTGTGCAGTTAAGACAAGACAATGTCCAAGCAAGTTTATATAACATTGTTGGTTTTCAAACACATCTAACTTGGCCTGAACAAAAAAGAATTATTCAAATGATTCCAGGACTTGAAAATGCAAGTTTTGTTCGATATGGAGTAATGCATCGAAATAGTTTTATTTGTTCACCAAAACATCTATTAAAGACATACCAGTTAAAAAATTATTCTAATATATTTATGGCAGGTCAAATTACTGGAGTAGAAGGATATGTAGAATCTGCTCAAAGTGGTATGGCTGCCGGAATAAACATGGTCCGGTTATTAGAAGATAAAGAGCCTTTGATTTTTCCGGAGAATACTGTTATGGGAGCGTTGGCTAATTATATAACTAATGCCTCGAAAGAAGATTTTCAACCAATGAAAGCTAATTTTGGAATTTTGCCAGATTTTCCAATACGAATCAAGAAAAAAGAACGTAAAGCTGCTTATGCATCAAGAGCGTTGGAAACAATGAAGGGATTTGTTGATGAAAACAACCTTGGATAA
- the xerC gene encoding tyrosine recombinase XerC: protein MKTTLDKYFRQYLDYLQYQRHYADKTIESYKRQIDHFKQFLIEESIDDYNDVSYAMLRGYLTKLYEKNLSKTTINHKLSALRSFFNYLLKEELINDNPFLLIESQKVAKRNPDFLFPEEILGLLDSIETKDDLGIRNKAMMELMYASGLRCSEVVNLQLSNIDFNQMVLFIHGKGNKDRYVPFHDYAGEWLIKYIQEARENLMIKNEGHNFVFVNKFGNPLTNRGVENIVDRIMRLYDSTKKIHPHTIRHSFATHLLNAGADIRTVQELLGHENLSTTQIYTHISRDHLKEVYLKAHPRNIE, encoded by the coding sequence ATGAAAACAACCTTGGATAAATATTTCCGACAATATCTTGATTATTTACAATATCAGCGTCACTATGCTGATAAAACAATAGAATCGTATAAGCGTCAGATCGATCATTTCAAACAATTTCTTATTGAAGAATCTATTGATGATTATAATGATGTGAGTTATGCAATGCTACGTGGATATCTTACTAAGCTATATGAAAAAAATCTTTCTAAAACAACAATTAATCATAAACTCAGTGCGTTAAGAAGTTTTTTTAACTATTTATTAAAAGAAGAGTTAATAAATGATAATCCTTTTTTGCTGATTGAATCCCAAAAAGTTGCAAAGCGTAATCCGGATTTTCTTTTTCCTGAAGAAATCCTAGGACTATTAGATAGTATTGAAACAAAAGATGATCTGGGAATTCGTAATAAAGCGATGATGGAATTAATGTATGCATCAGGCTTGCGGTGTTCAGAGGTTGTAAATTTACAACTTTCAAATATAGATTTTAATCAAATGGTATTATTTATTCATGGAAAAGGGAATAAAGATCGTTATGTTCCATTTCATGATTATGCTGGAGAATGGTTGATTAAATACATACAAGAAGCTCGTGAAAATTTAATGATAAAAAATGAGGGGCATAATTTCGTCTTTGTTAATAAATTCGGTAATCCTCTAACTAACCGAGGAGTAGAAAACATAGTAGATCGAATAATGCGACTTTATGATTCAACCAAAAAAATTCATCCTCATACAATTCGACATTCCTTTGCTACACATTTATTAAATGCAGGAGCAGATATTAGAACTGTTCAGGAGTTGTTAGGTCATGAAAACTTATCAACCACTCAAATTTATACACATATTTCAAGAGATCATTTAAAAGAGGTATATTTAAAAGCACATCCACGAAATATTGAATAA
- the rpsB gene encoding 30S ribosomal protein S2: MSVISMKKLLEVGVHFGHQTKRWNPKMAPYIFTSRNGIYIIDLQKSSKKIDDAYKAMNEIAAKGGKVLFVGTKKQAQEAVKEEAIRSESFYVNSRWLGGTLTNFKTIQKRIRRLIELEKMEADGTFDLLPKKEVILLKKEAAKLEKNLGGIKEMRRLPNALFVVDPKAEHNAVAEAKILGIPVFGIVDTNCDPDEVDYVIPANDDAIRAVKLIVAAMADAICEAKNEPLTVAYVKDEDDKEVSMNDAITSVENNQRRAPRNKGGRPNPRRNNAPRPNKDNTAGTEGK; encoded by the coding sequence ATGTCAGTAATTTCAATGAAAAAATTATTAGAAGTAGGTGTTCATTTTGGACATCAAACAAAAAGATGGAATCCAAAAATGGCTCCATACATTTTCACATCAAGAAACGGGATTTATATTATTGATTTGCAAAAATCATCTAAAAAAATCGATGATGCTTATAAAGCAATGAATGAAATCGCTGCTAAAGGTGGAAAAGTATTATTTGTTGGTACTAAAAAACAAGCTCAAGAAGCTGTTAAAGAAGAAGCTATTCGTTCAGAAAGTTTCTATGTTAACTCTCGTTGGTTAGGAGGAACTTTAACAAACTTCAAAACAATTCAAAAAAGAATTAGAAGATTAATTGAATTAGAAAAAATGGAAGCTGATGGTACTTTTGATTTATTGCCTAAAAAAGAAGTAATCTTACTTAAAAAAGAAGCTGCTAAGTTAGAAAAGAACTTAGGTGGTATCAAAGAAATGAGAAGATTACCAAATGCTTTATTCGTAGTAGATCCTAAAGCTGAACATAATGCTGTAGCAGAAGCTAAAATCTTAGGTATCCCTGTATTCGGTATCGTTGATACTAACTGTGATCCTGATGAAGTTGATTATGTAATCCCAGCTAATGATGATGCAATTAGAGCAGTAAAATTAATTGTTGCTGCAATGGCTGATGCAATTTGTGAAGCTAAAAATGAACCATTAACTGTAGCATATGTTAAAGATGAAGATGATAAAGAAGTATCTATGAACGATGCAATCACTTCAGTTGAAAATAATCAAAGAAGAGCACCTAGAAATAAAGGTGGAAGACCTAATCCTAGAAGAAATAATGCTCCTAGACCAAATAAAGATAACACAGCTGGAACTGAAGGAAAATAA
- the tsf gene encoding translation elongation factor Ts translates to MAITASLVKELREKTGAGMMDCKKALEACDGDIEKSFDWLREKGIAKAAKKADRIAAEGLTAFVLDGDTAAIVEVNSETDFVAKNAEFQGLVKNIAEVVAANKPVDLEAALNTEVDGKKLETVIAEASGKIGEKLSFRRFEVLTKTADEVFGAYSHMGGKMTAIVKVANSTEDKARDVAMHVAASDPKYIDRTAIPAEVLDHELSVLKAQAMEENAAAAKPKPENIIEKMVEGRLNKNLKEMCLVDQEFIKNPDETVAKFLGEGKVINMVRFQVGEGIEKKEENFAEEVAAQMNAK, encoded by the coding sequence ATGGCAATTACTGCAAGTTTAGTAAAAGAATTACGTGAAAAAACTGGTGCTGGAATGATGGATTGTAAAAAAGCTTTGGAAGCTTGTGATGGTGACATCGAAAAATCATTTGACTGGTTAAGAGAAAAAGGAATCGCAAAAGCTGCTAAAAAAGCTGATCGTATCGCTGCTGAAGGTTTAACTGCTTTCGTATTAGATGGGGATACTGCTGCAATTGTTGAAGTTAACTCAGAAACTGACTTCGTTGCTAAGAACGCTGAATTCCAAGGGTTAGTTAAAAATATCGCTGAAGTTGTTGCTGCTAATAAACCTGTTGATTTAGAAGCTGCATTAAACACTGAAGTAGATGGTAAAAAATTAGAAACTGTTATCGCTGAAGCTAGCGGTAAAATTGGAGAAAAATTAAGTTTCAGAAGATTCGAAGTTTTAACTAAAACTGCTGACGAAGTATTTGGTGCTTATTCTCATATGGGTGGAAAAATGACTGCAATTGTTAAAGTTGCTAATTCTACTGAAGATAAGGCTCGTGACGTGGCTATGCATGTTGCTGCTTCTGATCCTAAATATATTGATAGAACTGCAATTCCTGCTGAAGTTTTAGATCATGAATTATCTGTATTAAAAGCTCAAGCAATGGAAGAAAACGCAGCAGCTGCTAAACCTAAACCAGAAAATATTATTGAAAAAATGGTTGAAGGTAGATTAAATAAAAACTTAAAAGAAATGTGCTTAGTTGATCAAGAATTCATTAAAAATCCGGATGAAACTGTAGCTAAATTCTTAGGTGAAGGTAAAGTAATCAATATGGTTAGATTCCAAGTTGGTGAAGGTATCGAAAAGAAAGAAGAAAACTTTGCTGAAGAAGTTGCTGCTCAAATGAACGCAAAATAA
- the pyrH gene encoding UMP kinase → MKYNRVLLKLSGEALAGDDKTGINAHTVADIARQIKDAKDLGVEIAIVCGGGNLWRGKTGADMGMDRSSADYMGMLATVMNGLAVQNALEAIGVPTRVLSAIEMRQVAEPYIRRRAIRHLEKGRVVIFGAGTGSPFFTTDTTAALRAAEINADVILMAKNGVDGVYSADPKVDPNAIRFDTISYFDVLQKDLKIMDQTAITLCKDNNIDLCVFNMSVDGNIAKACNGDDIGTTISGGK, encoded by the coding sequence ATGAAGTATAATCGGGTATTATTGAAATTAAGTGGTGAAGCATTGGCTGGAGATGATAAAACTGGTATCAACGCTCATACAGTAGCAGATATCGCTCGTCAAATTAAAGATGCCAAAGATTTAGGAGTTGAGATTGCAATTGTTTGTGGCGGCGGGAACCTATGGCGTGGTAAAACTGGTGCTGATATGGGAATGGATCGTTCAAGTGCTGACTATATGGGAATGCTGGCTACTGTAATGAATGGTTTAGCTGTTCAAAATGCATTGGAGGCCATTGGCGTTCCAACTCGTGTTCTTTCAGCGATTGAAATGCGTCAAGTTGCTGAACCATATATTAGAAGACGAGCAATTCGTCACTTAGAAAAGGGGCGAGTAGTAATATTTGGAGCTGGAACAGGAAGTCCTTTTTTTACAACAGATACAACAGCTGCTTTGAGAGCTGCAGAAATTAACGCAGATGTTATCCTAATGGCTAAAAACGGGGTAGACGGAGTTTATTCAGCTGATCCAAAAGTTGATCCTAATGCAATTCGCTTCGATACTATTTCGTATTTTGATGTATTACAAAAAGATTTAAAAATCATGGATCAAACAGCTATCACTTTATGTAAAGACAATAATATTGATTTATGTGTATTTAATATGTCTGTAGACGGAAACATTGCTAAAGCATGTAATGGCGATGATATCGGAACAACAATCTCAGGAGGAAAATAA
- the frr gene encoding ribosome recycling factor, whose translation MINMILDDTNERMTKTIESFQRDLSSVRTGRANPNMLDRVMVNYYGSPTPVNQIAGISVVEGRQLVIKPYDKSSIKDIEHGIYEADLGLTPQNDGEIIRIMVPALTEERRKEFAKNVWKFAENAKVSIRNIRRDSNDEIKKTDGSEDEIKAGQERVQKLTDKFVKEIDEIAKVKEKDIMTV comes from the coding sequence ATGATAAATATGATTTTAGATGATACAAATGAAAGAATGACAAAGACGATTGAATCTTTCCAACGTGATTTATCATCTGTTAGAACTGGTCGTGCAAATCCTAATATGCTTGATCGAGTAATGGTTAACTATTATGGTTCACCAACTCCAGTGAATCAAATTGCTGGTATTTCGGTAGTAGAAGGCCGTCAATTAGTTATTAAACCTTATGACAAATCAAGTATTAAAGATATTGAACATGGCATTTATGAAGCGGATTTAGGTCTTACTCCACAAAACGATGGTGAGATTATTCGTATTATGGTTCCCGCTTTAACTGAAGAACGTCGTAAAGAGTTTGCTAAAAATGTTTGGAAATTTGCGGAGAATGCTAAGGTGTCAATTCGCAATATTCGCCGTGACAGTAATGATGAAATTAAGAAAACAGATGGTAGTGAAGACGAAATCAAAGCTGGTCAAGAAAGAGTTCAAAAATTAACAGATAAATTTGTTAAAGAAATTGATGAAATTGCAAAAGTAAAAGAAAAAGATATCATGACTGTATAA
- a CDS encoding DUF6434 domain-containing protein, which translates to MAFCRVNGLPMSGGKVEITERIGYFLDTGNISDLISSNKSKCQIGIITEDSKIEENFVCSQKHRVFFKEKIDKTFSFNVPFQKWLKTNTGKIYLMQLKHIMRF; encoded by the coding sequence GTGGCATTTTGTCGAGTTAATGGATTACCTATGAGTGGTGGTAAAGTGGAAATTACAGAGAGAATTGGTTATTTTTTAGATACTGGTAATATTTCGGATTTGATAAGTTCGAATAAAAGTAAATGTCAAATAGGAATTATAACAGAAGATAGTAAAATTGAAGAAAATTTTGTTTGTTCACAAAAACATCGTGTTTTCTTTAAAGAAAAAATAGACAAAACTTTTTCTTTTAACGTCCCATTTCAAAAATGGTTGAAGACGAACACTGGTAAAATATATCTGATGCAATTAAAGCATATTATGAGATTTTAG
- a CDS encoding isoprenyl transferase, with translation MFFKKKKNEEFNYHVLDKDNIPQHIAFIMDGNGRWAKKRKMPRTYGHHEGTKTIRDVALHCNKLGVKAMTVYAFSTENFARPEQEVQYIFKLPKDFFELYMKELIENNVKICTIGHLEMAPKETQDIINSAIDKTKNNTGLKLCFAFIYGGRDEILEATKKLAMKVKAGELGVNEINETVFNDELMTKDLPEVDLMIRTSGEQRLSNFLLWQLAYAEFIFTDVLWPDFNENELDKAIWMYQNRDRRFGGLK, from the coding sequence ATGTTTTTTAAGAAAAAGAAGAATGAAGAATTTAATTATCATGTTCTTGATAAAGATAATATTCCTCAACATATAGCTTTTATTATGGATGGAAATGGTCGTTGGGCAAAAAAAAGGAAGATGCCACGCACTTATGGACATCATGAGGGGACTAAAACAATTCGAGATGTTGCTTTGCATTGTAATAAGTTAGGAGTCAAAGCTATGACTGTATATGCTTTTTCAACCGAAAATTTTGCACGACCAGAGCAAGAGGTACAGTATATTTTTAAATTACCAAAAGATTTCTTTGAATTGTATATGAAAGAACTGATAGAAAATAATGTAAAAATCTGTACAATCGGACATTTAGAAATGGCTCCTAAAGAAACTCAAGATATTATTAACTCTGCAATTGATAAGACTAAAAATAATACTGGTCTAAAATTATGCTTTGCTTTTATTTATGGTGGACGTGATGAAATTTTAGAAGCAACAAAAAAACTAGCAATGAAAGTAAAAGCTGGTGAATTAGGTGTAAATGAAATTAATGAAACTGTCTTTAATGATGAGTTGATGACTAAGGATCTACCGGAAGTTGATTTAATGATTAGAACTAGCGGGGAACAACGTTTGTCGAATTTCCTGTTATGGCAATTAGCATATGCAGAATTTATTTTTACAGATGTTTTATGGCCCGATTTTAATGAAAATGAACTTGATAAAGCGATTTGGATGTACCAAAATCGTGATCGTCGTTTTGGAGGATTAAAATAA
- a CDS encoding phosphatidate cytidylyltransferase, translating into MKERIITAICLMLVAVPCVIFGGYYFKGLIGVILALAVYEMLHICTRPKIKMYLYPIVCGFFIYGFLFDQDDLFLASYGILIYLIVLFGATIFDDTLTIERTSYIFTMGVLICAGLHALMSLRDVYGFQYILLLALATYGSDTGAYFAGVFFGKHKLIPRLSPKKTIEGSIGGVLLGTLLSVGYASYLGLLENNVILIAAFFVLTFTSQIGDLVFSAVKRHFGVKDYSNLLPGHGGILDRIDSILFNAIVFSFFLVMVRL; encoded by the coding sequence ATGAAAGAAAGAATTATTACGGCAATCTGTTTGATGCTGGTTGCTGTTCCTTGTGTTATATTTGGGGGATATTATTTTAAAGGCTTGATTGGAGTGATTCTAGCATTGGCAGTGTATGAGATGTTACATATATGCACTCGTCCAAAAATAAAAATGTATTTATATCCAATCGTCTGTGGATTTTTTATCTATGGTTTTTTATTTGACCAGGATGATTTATTTTTAGCTTCTTATGGAATCTTAATCTATTTGATTGTCTTATTTGGAGCAACAATTTTTGATGACACCTTGACAATTGAACGCACTAGTTATATTTTTACGATGGGGGTACTAATATGTGCTGGTTTACACGCTTTAATGTCACTTCGTGATGTATATGGTTTTCAATATATTTTATTGCTTGCGTTAGCTACTTACGGTAGTGATACAGGCGCATATTTTGCAGGAGTTTTTTTTGGTAAACACAAGTTGATTCCTCGATTATCTCCAAAGAAAACAATAGAAGGATCAATCGGTGGGGTGCTGCTTGGGACTTTACTATCAGTTGGGTATGCTAGTTATTTAGGTTTGTTAGAAAATAATGTGATTTTAATTGCAGCATTTTTCGTTTTAACTTTCACTAGTCAAATTGGTGATCTAGTTTTTAGTGCTGTGAAACGTCATTTTGGAGTAAAAGATTACTCTAATTTATTACCTGGACATGGTGGCATATTAGATCGTATTGATAGTATTTTATTTAATGCAATAGTTTTTAGTTTCTTTTTAGTAATGGTGAGGTTATAA